Proteins encoded together in one Miscanthus floridulus cultivar M001 chromosome 16, ASM1932011v1, whole genome shotgun sequence window:
- the LOC136514106 gene encoding subtilisin-chymotrypsin inhibitor-2A-like has product MSSTAAVTTAPGSGGAKTSWPEVVGLSIEEAKKVILKDKPDADIIVLPVGSRVTDDFLPNRVRIFVDTVAETPRVG; this is encoded by the coding sequence ATGAGCTCCACGGCGGCGGTGACGACAGCACCGGGGAGCGGCGGCGCCAAGACGTCGTGGCCGGAGGTGGTTGGCCTCAGcatagaggaagccaagaaggtgaTCCTCAAGGACAAGCCCGACGCCGACATCATCGTGTTGCCTGTCGGCTCGCGGGTGACCGATGATTTTCTGCCCAACCGCGTCCGCATCTTCGTCGACACCGTCGCTGAGACGCCCCGTGTTGGCTAG